The following coding sequences lie in one Chloroflexaceae bacterium genomic window:
- a CDS encoding helix-hairpin-helix domain-containing protein, producing MNLIYLWWLTLGVLIGFVAEWIWDWIWFRRRRQVVSVDVETQVNALRGERDKLAADLRACGDRRAALESELKTAQGTLQTVQDELGSLRTRVATLSQENDQLRAELAALRAAASAPASAQGQTLMAKQVGTADETTDVAMLREYNLALHDELAATRLALGRLAGSKGDPLTDIRGIGPAYQERLYAAGVLTFEQVAATHPDRLRAIADPETTTELDTEAWREQARQLAHLPGRDPLIDINGIGPVYEQRLLNAGVTSFEQLASMTEEQIRAIIKPEAWQNVDIPAWIAEAKVFAQQVRDGTYRKGRR from the coding sequence ATGAATCTGATCTATCTCTGGTGGTTGACGCTGGGCGTGCTGATCGGTTTTGTCGCCGAGTGGATATGGGACTGGATCTGGTTCCGCCGCCGCCGCCAGGTGGTCTCAGTAGACGTTGAAACGCAGGTGAATGCCCTGCGCGGCGAGCGCGACAAGCTGGCGGCCGACCTGCGGGCCTGCGGCGATCGGCGGGCCGCGCTGGAAAGTGAGCTGAAGACGGCGCAGGGCACGCTCCAGACGGTGCAGGACGAACTGGGCAGCCTGCGCACCCGTGTCGCGACGTTAAGCCAGGAAAACGATCAGCTTCGCGCCGAACTGGCCGCGCTGCGCGCCGCTGCCAGCGCCCCGGCCAGCGCCCAGGGCCAGACGCTCATGGCAAAGCAGGTGGGCACTGCTGACGAGACTACGGACGTAGCCATGCTGCGCGAGTACAACCTGGCCCTTCATGATGAACTGGCGGCCACCCGTCTGGCCCTGGGCCGTCTGGCTGGCAGCAAGGGCGATCCTTTGACCGACATCAGGGGGATCGGCCCCGCCTACCAGGAGCGACTGTACGCAGCCGGAGTCCTGACCTTTGAGCAGGTCGCGGCCACGCATCCGGACCGCTTGCGCGCGATTGCGGATCCCGAGACGACGACCGAACTGGATACCGAAGCGTGGCGCGAGCAGGCGCGCCAGCTAGCCCACCTGCCCGGCCGCGATCCGCTGATTGACATCAATGGCATCGGCCCGGTCTACGAGCAACGGCTGCTGAATGCCGGCGTGACCAGCTTCGAGCAACTGGCCAGTATGACCGAGGAGCAGATCCGCGCGATAATCAAGCCCGAAGCCTGGCAAAATGTGGATATTCCGGCCTGGATCGCCGAGGCGAAGGTCTTCGCCCAGCAGGTGCGTGACGGCACGTATCGCAAGGGGAGGCGCTGA
- a CDS encoding MFS transporter, translating into MAASTRTSAQEASASTSRFPPIFRALRHRNYRLFFAGQLISLTGTWMQSVAQGWLVLRLSNSPAMLGLVAAATSLPVLLLSLPAGALADRVSKRRLLLICQAVAMALAMVLAGLTLTERIEVWHVVALAALLGAVTAFEGPTRQAFTVEMVGREDLLNAIALNSSIFNAARTVGPAVAGVVVALIGEGPAFALNAASFVFVIASLLLMRLPAFQPPGGVRQGGQLREGLRYIQNEPRVRALLLQAAAISFFCFTYIPLLPVFARDILHVGASGLGMLSATSGLGALTAALMLAQFGDAMPRGRLLRIAALAQPLLLIAFSASRWMPLSLLLIGLTGWAGVTTMALTNTLIQAIVPDRLRGRVMSVFTLLLMGLSPMSGMLAGSIAQMAGSVPLVVAGSALAGWLMVAMIALRAPFLRAL; encoded by the coding sequence ATGGCTGCATCAACCAGGACTTCCGCGCAGGAGGCCTCGGCGTCAACCAGCCGTTTTCCTCCGATCTTCCGAGCTTTGCGCCACCGGAATTACCGGCTGTTCTTCGCTGGCCAGTTAATCTCGCTGACCGGCACCTGGATGCAGAGTGTCGCCCAGGGCTGGCTGGTGCTGCGCCTCAGTAACTCGCCGGCAATGCTGGGCCTGGTGGCTGCGGCGACCTCGTTGCCGGTGCTGCTGTTATCGCTGCCGGCAGGGGCGCTTGCCGATCGGGTATCGAAACGCCGGTTGTTGCTCATCTGCCAGGCGGTGGCGATGGCGCTGGCGATGGTGCTGGCAGGGCTGACGCTCACCGAGCGCATCGAGGTCTGGCACGTCGTGGCGCTGGCCGCTTTGCTGGGCGCCGTGACCGCTTTCGAGGGGCCGACGCGCCAGGCGTTCACGGTAGAGATGGTCGGGCGCGAGGATTTACTGAACGCGATTGCCCTCAATTCGTCAATCTTCAACGCGGCGCGCACGGTGGGGCCGGCAGTGGCAGGGGTAGTGGTGGCGCTGATCGGGGAGGGACCGGCGTTCGCCTTGAACGCGGCGAGCTTTGTCTTTGTCATCGCCAGCCTGTTACTGATGCGGCTGCCGGCCTTTCAACCTCCCGGCGGCGTCCGACAGGGCGGGCAGTTACGCGAGGGGCTGCGGTACATCCAGAACGAGCCGCGGGTGCGGGCCTTGCTTTTGCAGGCAGCAGCGATCAGTTTCTTCTGTTTTACCTACATTCCCTTGTTACCGGTGTTTGCCCGTGATATCCTGCATGTCGGGGCAAGCGGGCTGGGGATGCTCTCGGCAACCAGCGGCCTCGGAGCGCTGACGGCGGCGCTGATGCTGGCGCAGTTCGGCGATGCGATGCCTCGAGGACGGCTGCTGCGCATAGCCGCGCTCGCGCAGCCTCTTCTGTTGATCGCTTTCAGCGCCTCGCGTTGGATGCCGCTCTCGTTGCTGCTGATCGGCCTGACGGGCTGGGCCGGAGTGACCACAATGGCGCTGACCAACACGCTCATCCAGGCGATCGTTCCTGACAGGCTGCGCGGCCGGGTGATGAGCGTGTTCACCTTGCTGCTGATGGGCCTCAGCCCGATGAGCGGGATGCTGGCCGGGAGCATCGCCCAGATGGCGGGCAGCGTGCCGCTGGTGGTGGCCGGCAGCGCGCTGGCCGGCTGGCTGATGGTGGCAATGATCGCGCTGCGAGCGCCCTTTCTCCGGGCATTGTAG
- a CDS encoding histidine phosphatase family protein, which translates to MPTGALAGIGYNGRLEQLGAGGCAVCPWRLHAQQRGIAMRLIIVRHGESEWNRIHRYQGQLDAPLSELGLRQAEALATRLKAEPIDYIYSSPLQRAARTAQAIAAYHPHVPLAYSDALLEINHGEWQGKYAHEVEALYGPGLREWREHPTRSQMPGGESFSNVLKRTLDFREELCRRHPDQTVLISTHDVIVKILVADALGMNMDRINRIWVTNASISVIEYGADLPYLVSLSEACHLGTLASTREGQKAL; encoded by the coding sequence ATGCCAACCGGCGCGCTTGCGGGGATCGGCTATAATGGCCGGTTGGAACAGCTCGGCGCCGGGGGCTGCGCTGTCTGCCCCTGGCGGCTGCACGCTCAACAGAGAGGCATTGCTATGCGACTGATCATCGTTCGCCACGGCGAGAGCGAATGGAATCGCATTCATCGCTACCAGGGACAACTCGACGCCCCGCTCTCCGAGCTGGGGTTACGGCAGGCCGAAGCGCTGGCAACGCGCCTCAAGGCCGAGCCGATTGACTACATCTACAGCAGTCCCCTCCAGCGCGCCGCTCGCACGGCGCAGGCCATCGCCGCCTACCATCCCCACGTCCCCCTGGCCTACAGCGACGCCCTGCTGGAGATTAACCACGGCGAGTGGCAGGGCAAGTACGCTCACGAGGTCGAGGCCCTCTACGGCCCGGGGTTGCGCGAGTGGCGCGAGCATCCTACCCGCTCCCAGATGCCCGGAGGCGAGAGCTTTTCCAACGTCCTCAAACGCACCCTCGACTTTCGCGAGGAACTCTGCCGGCGACACCCCGATCAAACCGTGCTGATCAGCACCCACGATGTGATCGTCAAGATCCTGGTCGCCGATGCGCTGGGAATGAACATGGATCGGATAAACCGCATCTGGGTGACCAACGCCAGCATCTCGGTCATCGAGTACGGCGCCGATCTGCCCTATCTGGTCAGTCTCAGTGAAGCCTGCCACCTGGGAACCCTGGCCAGCACCCGTGAGGGGCAGAAGGCCCTCTAA
- a CDS encoding glycosyltransferase family 39 protein, translated as MHTPVDHTTSPATPGRLRALVRFRSWLAAGDAGPWVITLVFLLLLPFSVPRVALSDEVQYYAYLRSVYFDRDLDFRNEYEHFAAQAERFGDQAITRALLREDAMNPNPRTGLLRNVAPVGAAILWAPGFVLADMAVGLANALGANLPRDGYGRAYIVATCMMSALYSLLGLLLTYRLARRYSDDFAATVATLTVFLASSLVFYSIILMPWSHAPGFFLFALFLTVWMRHWRRPLERGLGTWMALGLIGGLMVMTREQLGLLLIIPALEALWTYGVLAAGSSGGPPLRTAPQRRDHQAAFVAEERWRAALGLAGRHAAFLVTLGVTLTPQLLAYQILNGRPGPSPTVASKFIWSSPNFLNTLIDPGRGAFVWAPVLALGLLGLLWLARRDALLAGLLLAGFLAQTYINGAFGTTWHLRGAFGFRRLIECTPIFVVGLATFLAWLQPRAGRWPILIGAVALVAWNIGLIAQFTFIRPEVIRRELVWNDMLYYQLVEVPRQVVEKLWTLLFDRCRLMTNQTC; from the coding sequence ATGCATACACCTGTTGACCACACGACGTCTCCCGCCACTCCGGGGCGGCTACGGGCGCTGGTGCGTTTCCGGTCCTGGCTGGCTGCCGGTGACGCCGGTCCGTGGGTGATTACCCTGGTATTTCTGCTGCTGCTGCCCTTCAGCGTGCCGCGCGTGGCCCTGAGCGACGAGGTGCAGTACTACGCCTATCTGCGCTCGGTCTACTTTGATCGCGATCTCGATTTCCGTAACGAGTACGAGCACTTCGCCGCGCAGGCCGAACGTTTCGGCGATCAGGCCATCACCAGGGCGCTGCTGCGCGAAGACGCGATGAACCCCAATCCCCGGACGGGGCTGCTGCGCAATGTCGCGCCGGTTGGCGCGGCGATCCTCTGGGCGCCGGGGTTCGTGCTGGCCGATATGGCCGTGGGCCTCGCCAATGCTCTGGGGGCGAACCTGCCACGCGATGGCTACGGGCGAGCGTACATCGTCGCGACGTGTATGATGTCGGCGCTGTATAGCCTGCTGGGCCTGTTGCTGACCTACCGGCTGGCGCGCCGCTACAGCGACGACTTTGCCGCCACCGTGGCGACGCTCACCGTCTTTCTGGCCTCTTCGCTGGTATTCTACAGCATCATTCTGATGCCGTGGTCGCACGCGCCCGGCTTCTTCCTCTTCGCGCTGTTTCTGACGGTCTGGATGCGTCACTGGCGGCGACCCCTGGAGCGGGGCCTGGGTACGTGGATGGCCCTGGGGCTGATCGGTGGGTTGATGGTGATGACCCGCGAACAACTGGGGCTGTTGTTGATCATCCCGGCCCTGGAAGCCCTCTGGACCTACGGGGTCCTGGCGGCGGGTTCTTCGGGGGGTCCGCCTCTCCGAACTGCTCCGCAGAGGAGGGATCACCAGGCAGCGTTTGTGGCAGAGGAACGCTGGCGCGCGGCCCTGGGGCTTGCCGGCCGCCATGCGGCATTTCTCGTAACACTGGGGGTGACGCTGACGCCGCAATTGCTGGCCTACCAGATCCTCAACGGGCGGCCCGGCCCCTCGCCGACCGTGGCGAGCAAGTTCATCTGGAGCAGCCCGAACTTCCTCAATACGCTCATTGATCCGGGGCGGGGCGCCTTTGTATGGGCGCCGGTGCTGGCCCTGGGGTTGCTGGGTCTGCTCTGGCTGGCGCGCCGGGATGCGCTGCTGGCCGGGTTGCTGCTGGCCGGGTTCCTGGCGCAGACCTATATCAACGGCGCCTTTGGCACGACCTGGCACCTGCGGGGCGCCTTTGGCTTTCGCCGGTTGATCGAGTGCACGCCGATCTTCGTGGTTGGCCTCGCGACGTTCCTGGCCTGGTTGCAGCCGCGGGCGGGCAGATGGCCCATTCTCATCGGGGCCGTGGCCCTGGTGGCCTGGAACATCGGCCTGATCGCCCAGTTCACATTCATCCGGCCAGAGGTGATCCGTCGCGAACTGGTCTGGAATGACATGCTCTACTACCAGTTGGTGGAAGTGCCCCGGCAGGTGGTCGAGAAGCTGTGGACGCTGCTCTTTGACCGCTGCCGCCTGATGACCAACCAGACGTGTTGA
- a CDS encoding Ig-like domain-containing protein, whose amino-acid sequence MQRTTTTTTVTEIPDERRWQGRDWAKLGITGLLALALLRPGVSAPPEASTPAVAATQVPVVVSTPVPTLVTPAAPVILSSREAVVAGPYTVRGTGTPGSTVEVLVNGAPVGKAVVGADGNWRLDTTLAAGEAEIVARAVDAGGRVVATGDAVKLAVGEALAAPTFDAPAGEVESGPVTLSGTGTPGARVRVRAGDTNLGTTVVGPDGRWELETILGAGKQSIIVEALDASGNAVAASAPIEVNATGGLGVSVDAPTEGAVLQPGPNVISGKGKPGTVLEILNGDRVLGEVTVGADGTWSVEAPLEQGTASISARVKGTDQILTRPVRVTIGEAAQTGPACTEIAVGCRAWVTRAGGLNLRMRSAPAISPDNIIARLPIGTEMMVDEGPQSADGFTWWRVTTVGGQKGWVAGENLVLQPD is encoded by the coding sequence ATGCAGCGGACGACGACGACAACGACCGTCACCGAGATCCCCGATGAGCGACGCTGGCAGGGCCGCGACTGGGCCAAGCTGGGGATCACCGGGCTGCTGGCGCTGGCCTTGCTGCGGCCCGGCGTCTCGGCGCCGCCCGAGGCGAGCACGCCAGCAGTGGCGGCCACGCAGGTGCCGGTGGTGGTCAGCACACCCGTACCCACGCTGGTGACCCCGGCGGCCCCTGTCATCCTCAGCAGTCGCGAGGCGGTGGTCGCCGGCCCCTACACCGTGCGCGGCACGGGCACGCCCGGCTCGACGGTCGAAGTGCTGGTGAATGGCGCGCCGGTCGGCAAGGCGGTGGTCGGCGCCGATGGCAACTGGCGCCTGGATACCACCCTGGCGGCGGGCGAGGCGGAGATTGTGGCCCGCGCCGTGGACGCCGGGGGCCGGGTCGTCGCTACCGGCGATGCAGTGAAACTGGCTGTCGGCGAGGCCCTGGCAGCGCCGACCTTCGACGCGCCCGCCGGCGAGGTGGAGAGCGGCCCGGTCACGCTGAGCGGCACGGGCACGCCGGGCGCGCGAGTGCGCGTCCGAGCAGGCGACACGAACCTGGGAACGACCGTGGTTGGCCCTGATGGGCGCTGGGAGTTGGAGACGATCCTCGGCGCGGGCAAACAGTCCATCATTGTCGAAGCGCTGGACGCCAGCGGGAACGCGGTAGCGGCGAGCGCGCCGATCGAGGTGAACGCGACCGGGGGCCTGGGGGTGAGTGTGGACGCGCCCACCGAGGGAGCGGTGCTGCAGCCCGGTCCGAATGTGATCAGCGGCAAGGGCAAGCCTGGCACAGTGCTCGAGATCCTCAACGGCGATCGGGTGCTTGGCGAGGTGACGGTTGGCGCCGATGGCACGTGGAGCGTCGAAGCGCCCCTGGAGCAGGGCACAGCCTCAATCAGCGCGCGGGTCAAAGGCACCGATCAGATCCTGACTCGCCCGGTGCGCGTGACCATCGGCGAGGCGGCCCAGACCGGGCCGGCCTGCACCGAGATCGCCGTCGGCTGCCGCGCCTGGGTGACCCGTGCGGGCGGGCTTAACCTGCGGATGCGCTCGGCGCCGGCGATCAGCCCCGATAACATCATCGCCCGGCTGCCGATCGGGACGGAAATGATGGTGGATGAAGGCCCCCAATCCGCCGATGGCTTCACCTGGTGGCGGGTCACTACCGTGGGTGGCCAGAAGGGCTGGGTGGCAGGCGAGAACCTGGTGTTACAGCCCGATTAA
- a CDS encoding cytochrome P450: MQFSVAPVFIPGPRPDPVLGWRGTLIPFGSDPIGFLVRAYQRYGPIVGLSRTEPVMVLAFGPDHNRLIFSDGQRFWTNLGGSRPMPRDSAIARVSNGLLAMNGEKHRQQRRLMMPSFHRQQVSGYRDTMVAVIDRALSRWRPGEQIDVAQEMQRLTLGVALKTLFSLEATPEARTLGELFRQSLEINFSPLDMLLPPNLPGTGPYRLAHLAERIEVYVRALIAQRRALGDTRNDVLATLIAARDEDGQMLSDDELVGQTYTLFAAGHETSSNALTWTLFLLDQHPDVLADLHDELTSVLRGDAPTIEQLGRLPLLDRVVKESLRLMPPASVLVRVSTAPFQLGCYELPANTTIFLSPFITHRMPDLFAAPQVFKPERWEELEPSPYAYLPFGAGPRMCIGATFALMEIKLALAMIIQRFRLALLEGVRVDPELRLTLRVRGGLPMRVYAQDRQFGCAPVRGSVARVIDLPNGVVEV, translated from the coding sequence ATGCAGTTCTCGGTCGCCCCGGTGTTCATTCCCGGCCCCCGTCCCGATCCCGTTCTGGGCTGGCGCGGGACGCTGATCCCCTTTGGCAGCGATCCGATCGGCTTCCTGGTACGCGCCTACCAGCGCTACGGCCCGATTGTCGGCCTGTCGCGAACGGAACCGGTGATGGTGCTGGCCTTCGGCCCGGACCACAATCGGCTGATCTTTTCCGATGGGCAACGCTTCTGGACCAATCTGGGCGGCAGTCGGCCAATGCCACGAGACTCGGCGATAGCCCGCGTCAGCAACGGGCTGCTGGCGATGAACGGCGAGAAACACCGCCAGCAGCGCCGGTTGATGATGCCATCGTTTCACCGCCAGCAGGTTAGCGGTTACCGCGACACCATGGTGGCGGTGATTGACCGGGCATTGAGCCGCTGGCGGCCGGGCGAGCAGATCGACGTCGCCCAGGAGATGCAACGTCTGACCCTGGGCGTAGCGCTGAAGACCCTCTTCAGCCTGGAGGCCACGCCCGAGGCGCGCACCCTCGGCGAACTGTTCCGGCAATCGCTGGAGATCAACTTCTCGCCGCTGGACATGCTGCTGCCGCCCAACCTGCCGGGCACGGGCCCCTACCGGCTGGCGCACCTGGCCGAACGCATCGAGGTCTATGTGCGCGCGCTTATCGCCCAGCGCCGCGCCCTTGGCGACACCCGCAATGATGTGCTGGCCACCCTGATTGCCGCTCGTGACGAAGATGGCCAGATGCTCAGCGACGATGAACTGGTGGGCCAGACGTACACCCTCTTCGCGGCGGGCCACGAGACCAGTTCGAACGCCCTGACCTGGACGCTCTTCCTGCTGGACCAGCACCCCGATGTGCTCGCCGATCTGCACGATGAACTCACAAGCGTGCTGCGCGGCGATGCGCCCACAATCGAGCAACTCGGGCGCCTGCCGCTGCTCGACCGGGTGGTGAAGGAGAGCCTGCGGCTGATGCCGCCAGCGAGCGTGCTGGTGCGCGTGAGCACGGCGCCCTTCCAGCTTGGCTGTTACGAGTTGCCCGCGAACACGACCATTTTCCTCAGCCCGTTCATCACGCACCGCATGCCGGATCTCTTCGCGGCGCCGCAGGTGTTCAAGCCAGAGCGCTGGGAAGAGTTGGAACCCTCGCCATACGCCTACCTGCCCTTTGGCGCGGGGCCACGTATGTGCATTGGCGCCACCTTCGCCCTGATGGAGATCAAACTGGCCCTGGCGATGATCATCCAGCGCTTCCGCCTGGCGCTCCTGGAGGGCGTGCGGGTAGATCCGGAACTGCGGCTAACGCTGCGGGTGCGGGGCGGCCTGCCGATGCGGGTCTACGCGCAGGATCGGCAGTTCGGGTGCGCGCCAGTGCGGGGCAGCGTTGCCAGGGTCATTGACCTGCCCAACGGCGTCGTGGAGGTGTAG
- a CDS encoding diacylglycerol kinase family protein, giving the protein MQRDADSQSDPPRRAVDWRMGPLIAAFRYAFAGLGYLLRTQRNAQIHCLAGACAVALGLVLRIERWEWLALVITITLVLAAEGVNTAIEAAVDLATSARHPLAKIAKDVAAGTVLICAIGSVVVGCLIFLPHLLPLLFRLSGS; this is encoded by the coding sequence ATGCAGCGTGATGCCGACAGCCAGAGCGATCCGCCGCGACGAGCGGTGGATTGGCGGATGGGGCCGCTGATCGCCGCTTTTCGGTACGCGTTTGCGGGGCTGGGCTATTTGCTGCGCACACAGCGCAACGCGCAGATCCACTGTCTGGCGGGCGCATGCGCCGTGGCCCTGGGTCTGGTCCTGAGGATCGAGCGCTGGGAGTGGCTGGCGCTGGTGATCACCATCACCCTGGTGCTGGCGGCGGAGGGAGTGAACACGGCGATTGAAGCAGCGGTGGACCTGGCGACGAGCGCGCGCCACCCACTGGCGAAAATCGCCAAAGACGTCGCTGCAGGAACAGTGCTGATCTGCGCCATCGGCTCGGTGGTTGTCGGCTGTCTGATCTTTCTGCCCCACCTCCTGCCGCTGCTATTCAGACTATCAGGTAGCTGA
- a CDS encoding MarR family transcriptional regulator, which yields MPEIACQDSPQIETYRLFLKLHRRFQELNREEFRPYDLSTPQYAILFHASVEGVPLSQICHEMLADNSNLTRLVDRLEARGLVRRAADPHDRRVTLVQLTPQGKALIDELRPRHRAYVEQRMSHLSPEQLAAMYDAMKTLYDALADEA from the coding sequence ATGCCTGAAATAGCCTGCCAGGATTCGCCGCAGATCGAGACGTACCGGTTGTTCCTGAAGTTGCACCGGCGTTTTCAGGAACTGAACCGCGAGGAGTTTCGCCCCTACGACCTTTCGACGCCACAGTACGCGATCCTGTTTCATGCCAGTGTCGAAGGGGTGCCGTTGAGCCAGATCTGCCATGAGATGCTGGCCGACAACAGCAACCTGACGCGCCTGGTTGATCGGCTGGAGGCGCGAGGGCTGGTGCGTCGCGCGGCCGATCCCCACGACCGGCGCGTGACGCTGGTGCAACTGACGCCGCAGGGCAAGGCCCTGATTGACGAGTTGCGTCCCAGGCATCGGGCGTATGTCGAGCAGCGGATGAGCCACCTGAGTCCTGAACAACTGGCAGCGATGTACGACGCGATGAAAACCCTCTACGACGCCCTGGCCGACGAGGCATAA
- a CDS encoding AarF/ABC1/UbiB kinase family protein — protein sequence MWPLVRQARYLGRYREIAHVLVGHGFGYLVEQLGLVSLLSLPKRVILRVPPPAPLGTAARLREALIALGPTFVKLGQALSTRPDLLPPEFIAELEKLQDTVPPYSSDQAVALIEQTFGQPIDALFASFDPEPLAAASLGQVHAARLHSGADVAVKVQRPDIEARINTDLAILADLAALAQERLPFGREYNLLELAWEFSAMLRAELDYKREGRNADRFRALFADTPTVHIPIVYWELTDTRVLTTERLYGVKLTDEAGLQRAGVDRSRLARNCTELILREVFSFGFFHSDPHPGNFFVMEGGVLGVVDFGQVGTLDRQTTQSLLLLLAALVNHDSSEALRAMERLNLVSRRDITPQLRRDLERFTESFVDRSLRDISARDTINELLVLFRRHNIRLPGPLAILLKTLMIMEGVGVQLDPTLDVFAIARPYVRQALAEQMGPGAMGAQVLKEVKSLGEVAIALPHQLSDVLEQLNDGVLRVHTEERELRRVAGALIGAANRIAIALVLAALMLTLAILAIAAGVGGWSGLIPMTLLILVAIGTVVTGLALLVAVLWIHD from the coding sequence ATGTGGCCCCTCGTTCGCCAGGCGCGCTACCTTGGCCGCTACCGCGAGATCGCCCATGTGCTGGTCGGCCACGGCTTTGGTTACCTGGTCGAGCAACTGGGCCTGGTTTCGCTGCTTTCCCTCCCAAAGCGGGTGATCCTGCGCGTGCCGCCGCCGGCGCCGCTGGGCACTGCCGCGCGCCTCCGCGAAGCGTTGATCGCCCTTGGCCCCACCTTTGTGAAGCTCGGGCAGGCGCTGAGCACGCGGCCCGACCTCCTGCCCCCGGAGTTCATCGCCGAACTGGAGAAACTCCAGGACACCGTGCCGCCGTATTCGAGCGACCAGGCAGTGGCGCTCATTGAGCAGACCTTCGGCCAGCCGATTGACGCGCTCTTTGCCAGCTTCGACCCGGAGCCGCTGGCCGCGGCCTCGCTCGGTCAGGTGCACGCCGCGCGCCTGCACAGCGGCGCCGACGTGGCCGTCAAGGTCCAACGGCCCGACATCGAGGCGCGCATCAACACCGACCTGGCGATTCTGGCCGACCTGGCAGCGCTGGCTCAGGAACGGCTACCCTTCGGACGAGAATACAACCTTCTGGAACTGGCCTGGGAGTTCTCGGCGATGCTCCGGGCCGAACTTGACTACAAGCGCGAGGGGCGCAACGCTGATCGCTTCCGCGCCCTCTTCGCCGATACGCCAACGGTGCATATTCCCATCGTCTACTGGGAGCTTACCGACACGCGCGTATTGACCACCGAGCGCCTGTATGGGGTGAAGCTGACCGACGAGGCCGGCCTGCAGCGCGCGGGTGTGGATCGGAGCCGGCTGGCGCGCAATTGCACGGAACTGATCCTGCGCGAGGTGTTTAGCTTTGGCTTTTTCCATAGCGACCCGCACCCTGGCAATTTCTTCGTGATGGAGGGCGGGGTGCTCGGCGTGGTGGACTTCGGCCAGGTAGGCACCCTGGATCGCCAGACGACCCAGAGCCTGCTGCTCCTCCTGGCGGCGCTGGTCAATCATGATAGCAGCGAGGCGCTGCGAGCGATGGAGCGGCTGAACCTGGTGTCGCGGCGGGACATCACGCCTCAGTTGCGGCGGGACCTGGAACGCTTTACGGAGAGCTTCGTTGATCGCTCGCTGCGCGATATCTCGGCGCGCGATACGATCAACGAGCTGCTGGTGCTCTTCCGCCGGCACAACATCCGTCTGCCCGGGCCGCTGGCGATCCTGCTCAAGACGCTGATGATCATGGAAGGAGTGGGGGTGCAGCTTGACCCCACGCTCGATGTGTTCGCGATTGCGCGACCGTATGTGCGGCAGGCTCTCGCCGAACAGATGGGGCCGGGTGCAATGGGGGCGCAGGTGCTTAAGGAAGTAAAGTCCCTCGGCGAAGTAGCAATAGCGTTGCCACACCAACTGAGCGATGTGCTCGAACAACTCAACGACGGCGTGCTGCGCGTGCACACCGAGGAGCGCGAACTGCGACGGGTGGCGGGGGCGCTGATCGGCGCAGCCAACCGCATCGCCATCGCCCTGGTGCTGGCGGCGCTGATGCTCACCCTGGCCATCCTGGCGATCGCCGCGGGCGTGGGCGGCTGGTCTGGTTTGATTCCAATGACGCTGCTGATCCTGGTGGCGATAGGAACGGTGGTAACGGGCCTGGCGCTGCTGGTGGCGGTGCTCTGGATCCATGACTGA